TACTTTATTCCATGCACACAGTTCCCCTTCCCCCATATATACCCcctctctttctatttcttttcccAACCATCCATTGCTCTCTCTTCTACTTCTTGCcatctattctttttttctttttaaaaaagcaTCGCCTGTTAGTTTTACTtgagtaatattttaattgtgaAGTCTGGCCAGTGCCGGTGAAGTCTTGAGATACACTCTATAGCATTCTTTTTCTGTTGTTGCTTTATACAAGCCATGTCTCCGGCAATGAACTTGACAGTCCAAAATGTTGAGGAAGATGATAATCAGTACCAAAAAGGAGTGAAATATCTATGCGAGAAAGGGATAGCTAAAGTACCTACAAAGTACATATTGCCCGTCCCGGACCGCCCTAATACTTTTACTGGAAAAGAAATGGATAGCAGCAACACTAATCTCAAGTTACCAGTGATCGATTTCGCACAGTTACAAGGCTCAGACAGAACCCAAGTTCTCAAATACCTTTCTAAAGCTTGTGAAGAATATGGTTTCTTTCAGGTGAATACTGTCACTCTCCTTTTGCTATTAAAACTTAGTTTCTGATACAAATTGCTGGGTCTCTTTGATTATGATGCATGCAGTTGATAAACGATGGCATTCCAAGTGAAGCTATCGCTGACATGGTTGAAGCAGGTAGGAAATTTTTCGAGCTCCCGTTCGAAGAAAGATCCAAGTACATGTCGAAAGACCTGCGTTCTCCGGCGAGATATGGAACAAGTTTCAACCAGAATAAGGACAGAGTGTTTTGCTGGAGAGACTTCTTAAAGCTTAACTGCAATCATCTGTCAGAAAGTCTTCCCTTCTGgccttcttctccttctcaaCTGAGGTCAAATGCCTTCTGTTTTCCCATTCTCTTATAAATGTACatcctatatatattattaaaaatatccatTTTCTACTATATATAGTTGTTAATTAGTtcctatttaatatgattaacAGGGAAGCAGCCGTTAACTACTCTAAGCAAACAAAATTCTTGTATCTGATGCTAGTAGAGGCAATCTTAGAGAGTCTAGGATTGGAGGAAACATGCATAAAAGACCATGAAAAGGATAGTAACTTGAAAGAATTTGAAGATGGGAGTCAACTTCTTGTGGTTAATTGCTACCCTTCATGCCCTGAACCTGATCTAACTCTTGGAATGCCACCACATTCCGACTATGGCTTCCTTACGCTTCTTCTGCAAGATGAACTAGTGAAGGGTCTTCAGATTCAGCATCAAGGCAAATGGGTTTCTGTGGAGCCGATTCCTAATTCGTTTGTTGTTAACGTTGGCGATCATCTTGAGGTTAGTTCattgattattttgaaaattaagttttacattatacatatatatatatatatagtaggTGAATATTTTATGTGACAATCATTGAAGCATATGTTAATTAAGGATGAATaatgtttattcatttattgtGGCTGCACAATCTAACCCATATATTCTATTATTGATTATGATctaatattagatttaagtacttataaaaaaaatcacattcattatttaaatGCTTTACTCGGGACATTAATCTTTAGTTATTATTTGTATAGACCATTTTTTAAGAGCTTATCCTATATCAGCTCtctcattttctcatattttctgCTCAGATATTTAGCAATGGAAAATACAAGAGCGTACTCCACAGGGTTCTTGTTAATCCATCAAACTCTAGGATTTCAATTGCTTCATTGCACAGTTTACCTTTCAGCAGCACCATTCGACCGTCACCAAGACTCGTCAACGAAGCCAATCCCAAGCTTT
The nucleotide sequence above comes from Ricinus communis isolate WT05 ecotype wild-type chromosome 6, ASM1957865v1, whole genome shotgun sequence. Encoded proteins:
- the LOC8266584 gene encoding probable 2-oxoglutarate-dependent dioxygenase SLC1; the encoded protein is MSPAMNLTVQNVEEDDNQYQKGVKYLCEKGIAKVPTKYILPVPDRPNTFTGKEMDSSNTNLKLPVIDFAQLQGSDRTQVLKYLSKACEEYGFFQLINDGIPSEAIADMVEAGRKFFELPFEERSKYMSKDLRSPARYGTSFNQNKDRVFCWRDFLKLNCNHLSESLPFWPSSPSQLREAAVNYSKQTKFLYLMLVEAILESLGLEETCIKDHEKDSNLKEFEDGSQLLVVNCYPSCPEPDLTLGMPPHSDYGFLTLLLQDELVKGLQIQHQGKWVSVEPIPNSFVVNVGDHLEIFSNGKYKSVLHRVLVNPSNSRISIASLHSLPFSSTIRPSPRLVNEANPKLYKDTNFANFMDYITSCEHKSKSFLESRKLVS